A window of the Rhizobium viscosum genome harbors these coding sequences:
- a CDS encoding ABC transporter ATP-binding protein produces MADVVLKDLSKHFGDTQALADLDLSIRDGEFVVLLGPTGAGKTTTLRLIAGLERPDSGRIEIGGRNVAGEAPADRDVAFVFQQYSLYPHMTVYDNLAFPLRAPVRKLTTEEVDRRVRDIARMVRIDHKLESRSTRLSGGEMQRVAIGRALVRRPAIYLMDEPLSSLDAKLRAELRLELKRIQKELGSTLLYVTHDQVEAMTMADRIGIVAEGRLLQVGTPREIYGNPASLHVAARLGQPHINLLPTDLLAGANPPPGTKTIGARTEHLDIILDQDADAKIDWIEHLGDQNHLHIRVRDHKLVTLADPYLAIRPGDRIRLTLRDPLYFDASGQRLG; encoded by the coding sequence ATGGCTGATGTTGTTCTCAAGGATCTGAGCAAGCATTTCGGCGATACGCAGGCTCTGGCTGATCTGGACCTCTCGATCCGTGACGGTGAGTTTGTCGTCCTGCTTGGGCCAACGGGCGCCGGCAAGACGACCACACTGCGCCTTATTGCCGGCCTGGAGCGCCCTGACAGCGGACGCATCGAAATCGGCGGCCGCAACGTCGCGGGCGAAGCTCCGGCCGACAGGGATGTTGCTTTCGTCTTCCAGCAATATTCGCTCTATCCGCACATGACGGTCTACGACAATCTCGCTTTTCCGCTGCGTGCGCCCGTGCGCAAGCTCACAACCGAAGAGGTTGACCGCCGCGTCAGAGACATTGCGCGCATGGTCAGGATCGACCACAAGCTGGAGAGCCGGTCGACACGTCTGTCGGGCGGCGAAATGCAGCGCGTTGCGATCGGCAGGGCGCTGGTGCGTCGTCCCGCGATCTATCTCATGGACGAGCCGCTCTCTTCGCTCGACGCAAAGCTGCGTGCGGAGCTTCGTCTGGAACTGAAGCGCATCCAGAAGGAGCTCGGTTCGACCCTGCTCTATGTCACCCATGACCAGGTCGAAGCCATGACGATGGCGGATAGGATCGGCATCGTAGCCGAAGGACGGCTGCTGCAGGTCGGAACGCCCCGCGAAATCTACGGCAATCCGGCCAGTCTTCATGTTGCGGCACGTCTTGGCCAGCCGCACATCAACCTCTTGCCAACCGATCTTCTTGCCGGCGCCAATCCGCCCCCCGGAACCAAGACGATCGGCGCGCGAACCGAGCATCTCGATATCATCCTCGATCAGGACGCCGACGCCAAAATAGACTGGATCGAACATCTGGGCGACCAGAACCATCTGCACATCAGAGTGCGCGACCACAAGCTCGTCACGCTTGCCGATCCATATCTTGCAATTCGGCCGGGCGATCGAATCCGCCTGACACTGCGCGATCCGCTCTATTTCGATGCCAGCGGCCAGCGCCTCGGGTGA
- the dhaL gene encoding dihydroxyacetone kinase subunit DhaL, with amino-acid sequence MSSGHGRVSGVLAEPVLLMGLIETCRATIAANSEHLCALDRAIGDGDHGTNMRRGCEAVSAEDASVSALPLPDALEKIGLTLVMNIGGAAGPLYGTLLMEMGRELRAPGEKRDFPSALKQAINAVARRGRSHVGDKTLLDVLYPVQDALAHRLPLTDIARQAELAAELTAAMRAMRGRASYLGDRSIGHVDPGASSCALLTAAICRYLEESAPA; translated from the coding sequence ATGAGTTCTGGCCACGGGAGGGTTTCGGGTGTGCTTGCAGAACCGGTTCTTCTCATGGGATTGATCGAGACTTGCCGTGCGACGATCGCGGCAAACAGCGAGCACCTGTGTGCGCTGGATCGCGCCATTGGTGACGGCGATCATGGAACGAACATGCGACGCGGCTGCGAAGCGGTGAGCGCCGAAGACGCCTCCGTTTCAGCCCTTCCCTTGCCTGACGCGCTTGAGAAAATTGGGCTGACACTCGTGATGAACATCGGCGGTGCGGCAGGCCCGCTTTACGGAACGCTTCTCATGGAGATGGGTCGCGAGCTCCGTGCCCCGGGCGAGAAGAGAGATTTTCCTTCGGCACTGAAACAGGCGATCAATGCCGTCGCGCGCCGTGGCCGCTCGCATGTCGGAGACAAGACGCTTCTCGATGTTCTCTATCCTGTTCAGGACGCGCTCGCACATCGATTGCCTTTGACAGACATTGCACGTCAGGCCGAACTTGCTGCCGAGCTGACTGCTGCGATGAGAGCCATGCGCGGGCGCGCTTCCTATCTCGGCGATCGGTCGATCGGTCATGTCGATCCGGGCGCCTCAAGTTGTGCGCTCCTGACAGCCGCGATCTGCCGTTATCTTGAGGAGTCTGCCCCGGCATGA
- a CDS encoding dihydroxyacetone kinase subunit DhaK gives MKHFFNRRETIVTEALDGLLLTSSPARLARLDTFPDIKVILRADWDKSRVAIISGGGAGHEPSHAGFVGKGMLTAAVSGEIFASPSVDAVLTAIRAVTGPKGVLLIVKNYTGDRLNFGLAAEKARAEGFDVEMVIVADDIAIPGIIQPRGVAGTLFVHKIAGYHAEAGAGLKTVAGLATAAAGSIVSLGMSLSTCSVPGQTHEDRLGANEGELGLGIHGEPGVERISLQPIADLVATMTDRLAAKLDGAADHALLINNLGAVPPLEMGVIANAVLSSPIANRVRLIIGPAPMMTALNMNGFSLSLIRLDANREAALRATVEPHAWPPVTERHEIAVLPAPARSLAQSEAAPASDDKDNRRLLTALCEHLISLEEELNRLDGRVGDGDTGSTVATGARSILSRMDTLPLKDPAATMASIGEILSTSMGGSSGVLLSIFFTAASKAMAEKKDIAAALLAGLNRMTFYGGAGIGDRTMVDALAPALAALSSGGVAAAAGAATAGAQSTAAMRQAKAGRASYVGERDLEGVPDPGAVAVAGVFEVVAALV, from the coding sequence ATGAAACACTTCTTTAATCGCCGGGAAACCATCGTCACCGAAGCCCTGGATGGTCTGCTCCTCACGAGCAGCCCCGCCCGGCTGGCCCGGCTGGACACCTTTCCCGATATCAAGGTGATCCTCCGTGCGGACTGGGATAAATCCAGGGTCGCAATCATCTCCGGTGGTGGTGCCGGGCACGAGCCCTCGCATGCAGGCTTCGTCGGCAAGGGCATGCTCACAGCAGCAGTATCGGGCGAAATTTTTGCCTCGCCGAGCGTCGATGCGGTACTCACGGCAATCCGCGCCGTAACCGGTCCCAAGGGCGTCCTGCTTATCGTCAAGAACTATACGGGCGATCGCCTCAATTTTGGTCTCGCCGCCGAAAAGGCACGTGCAGAGGGTTTCGACGTTGAGATGGTCATTGTTGCCGACGATATCGCGATCCCCGGCATCATCCAGCCCCGCGGCGTTGCCGGTACACTATTCGTGCACAAGATCGCCGGCTATCATGCCGAGGCCGGCGCCGGGCTCAAGACGGTTGCGGGCCTGGCGACCGCAGCAGCGGGCAGTATCGTTTCGCTCGGCATGTCGCTCTCAACCTGCAGCGTACCGGGCCAAACGCATGAGGATCGACTGGGCGCCAATGAAGGCGAACTCGGTCTCGGCATTCACGGCGAGCCCGGGGTCGAGCGTATTTCCCTGCAGCCGATTGCCGATCTGGTCGCGACGATGACCGACCGGCTGGCGGCAAAGCTCGATGGTGCAGCAGATCATGCGCTGCTGATCAACAACCTCGGCGCCGTACCGCCACTCGAAATGGGTGTCATCGCCAATGCTGTACTGTCGTCACCTATCGCCAACCGTGTTCGGTTGATCATTGGGCCGGCACCGATGATGACCGCTCTCAACATGAACGGCTTTTCCCTGTCGCTCATCCGACTGGACGCCAACCGCGAAGCCGCCTTGAGGGCCACCGTCGAGCCCCATGCCTGGCCGCCTGTGACCGAACGGCACGAGATCGCTGTCCTCCCTGCACCTGCGCGTTCGTTGGCGCAGAGCGAAGCAGCACCGGCCAGCGACGATAAGGACAATCGTCGTCTCCTGACCGCACTTTGCGAGCATCTGATTTCCCTCGAAGAAGAGCTGAATCGCTTGGACGGCCGCGTCGGTGACGGTGATACCGGTTCTACGGTCGCGACGGGTGCCCGCAGCATTCTTTCCCGCATGGACACGCTGCCGCTGAAGGATCCTGCCGCAACCATGGCCTCGATCGGCGAGATCCTGAGCACAAGCATGGGCGGCTCCAGCGGCGTGCTGCTATCGATCTTCTTCACCGCCGCATCCAAGGCTATGGCCGAAAAAAAAGATATCGCTGCAGCCCTGCTTGCCGGACTGAATCGAATGACGTTCTATGGAGGCGCAGGCATCGGCGACCGCACAATGGTCGACGCGCTGGCTCCGGCGCTCGCGGCCCTCTCATCGGGGGGTGTCGCAGCCGCGGCAGGAGCGGCAACGGCGGGTGCTCAGTCGACGGCCGCAATGCGACAAGCAAAGGCCGGACGTGCCTCCTACGTTGGCGAAAGGGATCTTGAAGGCGTGCCCGATCCCGGTGCTGTCGCCGTGGCAGGCGTGTTCGAGGTAGTGGCGGCGCTCGTATGA
- a CDS encoding ABC transporter ATP-binding protein: MADIRIENLRKQFGGFVAVEDSNFTIHDGEFLALLGPSGCGKTTTLRMIAGLELPTSGKIYLDGEDVTFNRASARDIAFVFQLFALYPHMNVRKNIGFPLLSQGMSKAEIRKRVEETARLLQIDHILNRSVSGLAGGDRQRVALGRAIVRRPKCFLMDEPLGTLDAEFREVMVHELRELHNRIHATTVYVTHDQHEAMAMADKIAVMNHGVIEQFGTPQEIYSKPATMYVADFIGSPPMNFMRFTSGLQSGARSVSLDGVDVSIPEVHQDLAEAELALGVRPEHIRFSDSSPLRGAVYGSEYLGTNQVVAIETSSGVIKARVPANRNFRIGETVGLEFNPAKLALFDCKSGRAVASALYSEVEHG, encoded by the coding sequence ATGGCGGACATCAGAATAGAAAATCTCCGCAAGCAATTCGGTGGTTTCGTCGCCGTTGAGGATTCGAACTTCACCATCCATGACGGCGAGTTCCTCGCACTGCTCGGTCCGTCCGGCTGTGGCAAGACGACGACGCTCCGCATGATCGCCGGGCTTGAGCTGCCGACCAGCGGCAAGATTTACCTTGACGGCGAAGACGTCACCTTCAACCGCGCCAGTGCCCGGGACATCGCGTTCGTCTTTCAGCTTTTTGCGCTCTATCCGCATATGAACGTGCGCAAGAACATCGGCTTCCCGCTGCTTTCGCAAGGCATGTCGAAGGCTGAAATTCGAAAGCGTGTCGAGGAGACCGCGCGGCTGCTCCAGATTGATCACATCCTGAACCGCTCTGTCTCCGGTCTTGCCGGCGGCGATCGCCAGCGCGTCGCCCTCGGCCGTGCGATCGTGCGTCGTCCGAAGTGCTTTCTGATGGATGAACCGCTTGGCACACTCGATGCGGAATTCCGCGAAGTGATGGTCCATGAGCTGCGTGAACTGCATAACCGCATTCATGCCACGACGGTCTATGTGACGCATGATCAGCACGAGGCCATGGCAATGGCAGACAAGATCGCCGTGATGAACCACGGCGTCATCGAGCAATTCGGCACGCCGCAGGAAATCTACAGCAAGCCGGCCACCATGTATGTCGCCGATTTCATCGGGTCGCCGCCGATGAACTTCATGCGCTTCACCTCCGGCCTCCAGAGCGGGGCACGATCCGTCTCGCTTGACGGCGTCGATGTCAGCATTCCCGAGGTGCACCAGGACCTGGCCGAAGCCGAATTGGCACTTGGCGTCAGGCCGGAACATATACGCTTCAGCGATAGCTCTCCCTTGCGGGGAGCGGTCTACGGCAGCGAATATCTCGGAACCAATCAGGTCGTGGCAATCGAGACATCGAGCGGCGTTATCAAAGCTCGCGTTCCCGCAAACCGCAACTTCCGCATCGGTGAGACGGTGGGCCTCGAGTTCAATCCTGCCAAGCTTGCGCTGTTCGACTGCAAGTCGGGCCGCGCCGTTGCCTCGGCGCTCTACTCGGAGGTTGAACATGGCTGA
- a CDS encoding dihydroxyacetone kinase subunit DhaK, whose amino-acid sequence MKKFMNTAETMVAESTEGFVRAHEEFVAFGIDRKCIRRRHLVPGKVAIISGGGAGHEPMHIGFVGRGMLDAACVGHIFTSPTPSQIVSAIEETDTGAGCLLIVKNYDGDVMNFEMAAEMAAGRHRIEIVLACDDIETVRAGDGRGRRGVAGTLITERLLGAAAEQGAPLAALKAFGDSLSPRIRSMGVALTGVAVPHTQRTTFTLGSNEIEMGVGIHGEPGHSREPFANADTIVRRLSETIVNDIRQTTGTGLLLVNGLGGTPPAELYLAYKIARDFMVNHGLRIERSLVGAYATSLDMQGLSVTLAFLSEEEISLWDSPVATAALRWGC is encoded by the coding sequence ATGAAGAAATTCATGAACACGGCGGAAACCATGGTCGCTGAAAGCACAGAAGGCTTCGTGCGCGCCCATGAGGAATTCGTTGCGTTCGGCATCGACCGCAAATGCATACGCCGGCGCCACCTGGTTCCAGGCAAGGTCGCGATCATCTCCGGCGGCGGCGCAGGTCACGAGCCGATGCATATCGGCTTTGTCGGTCGCGGCATGCTCGATGCTGCCTGTGTCGGGCATATTTTCACGTCACCCACGCCAAGCCAGATCGTCAGCGCGATCGAGGAAACAGACACGGGCGCCGGTTGCCTGCTGATCGTGAAGAACTACGACGGCGACGTGATGAACTTCGAAATGGCGGCAGAGATGGCGGCCGGCCGACACAGAATCGAGATCGTTCTTGCCTGCGACGACATCGAAACGGTCAGAGCCGGCGACGGTCGTGGGCGGCGTGGCGTTGCCGGTACGCTGATCACAGAAAGGCTTCTTGGCGCTGCGGCCGAGCAGGGCGCGCCGCTCGCGGCACTGAAAGCCTTCGGCGACAGCCTTTCGCCGCGCATTCGCTCGATGGGCGTCGCCCTGACTGGTGTAGCGGTACCGCACACGCAGCGCACAACGTTCACGCTCGGATCGAACGAGATTGAAATGGGCGTCGGCATTCACGGTGAGCCCGGCCACTCAAGAGAACCCTTCGCGAACGCTGACACGATCGTCAGGCGTCTAAGCGAGACAATCGTCAACGACATCCGGCAGACCACGGGCACGGGATTGTTACTGGTGAACGGACTCGGCGGCACGCCACCCGCCGAACTCTATCTCGCCTACAAAATCGCTCGCGACTTCATGGTTAACCATGGCTTACGGATTGAGCGCTCACTTGTTGGCGCCTATGCCACCTCGCTCGACATGCAGGGGCTTTCCGTCACGCTCGCCTTCCTCAGCGAGGAAGAGATTTCTCTGTGGGACTCGCCGGTTGCAACCGCCGCGTTGCGCTGGGGCTGCTAG
- a CDS encoding putative PEP-binding protein — protein sequence MAAPLRLKATSASPGVATGPAYIAAPLTAAASPPSGLSGHAELDDAIKTAIRELQDLATGTDPESSDIIEFQIEVLQDPTLTEMAGARIDAGENVAFAWVGTLDAYIGELECSEEDQMRARAVDILDIKNRVLSVLTGTSLDDFPAGSIYVGRDMEPSRFLAHDWSAGGGIALYAGSAVGHVALLAKSRSIPMVIGAGQFTTDRGQHIGVDGDAGVVVLQTADENTMPAQFDHPATGTAPEADNGSLRTADGSQVLLSINVNAPDEVDSILAATTAGIGLMRSEFAVTSLGDAANEEKQFAIYRRLLGWADGRAVTIRMLDIGGDKPLSGLTEAPSLRGVRLLLARPEIARVQARALLRAAVFSNLRVMLPMVTFPSDVDDIRQIYREEASELARRGVPHRIPPIGMMVEVPAAALMLDRFESADFFSFGTNDLAQYLIASAREDADFALYQDRAVPAVLRLLSQAVKLAGGKPVSICGDMAGDPARTADLLAAGICHFSVAPARLPAIRSAIVGLNADGTKAAGE from the coding sequence ATGGCCGCACCGCTTAGATTAAAAGCCACAAGCGCATCGCCAGGCGTTGCAACCGGGCCGGCCTATATAGCCGCACCGCTGACCGCCGCCGCGTCACCGCCATCAGGCCTTTCTGGACATGCCGAACTCGACGACGCGATCAAGACAGCCATCCGCGAGTTGCAGGACCTTGCGACCGGAACAGATCCCGAGAGCAGCGATATCATCGAGTTTCAGATCGAAGTCCTCCAGGATCCGACTTTGACGGAGATGGCTGGCGCGCGGATCGATGCGGGCGAGAACGTCGCATTCGCATGGGTCGGGACACTCGACGCATACATCGGTGAACTGGAATGCTCGGAAGAGGACCAGATGCGGGCGCGCGCCGTCGACATCCTCGACATCAAGAATCGCGTCCTGTCGGTCCTCACGGGAACGTCGCTCGACGACTTTCCGGCCGGATCCATCTATGTCGGAAGGGACATGGAACCCAGCCGCTTCCTCGCTCATGACTGGTCGGCAGGCGGCGGTATCGCTCTTTATGCCGGCAGCGCCGTCGGTCATGTCGCCCTGCTTGCCAAATCCCGGTCTATTCCGATGGTCATCGGTGCCGGCCAGTTCACGACAGATCGGGGACAGCATATCGGGGTTGATGGCGATGCAGGCGTCGTGGTCCTTCAGACAGCTGACGAGAACACAATGCCGGCCCAGTTCGACCATCCTGCAACAGGCACGGCACCGGAAGCCGACAACGGCAGTCTGCGCACGGCCGACGGCTCGCAGGTACTGTTGTCCATCAACGTCAACGCTCCCGATGAAGTCGATTCGATTCTTGCCGCAACAACCGCCGGCATCGGGCTGATGCGCTCGGAATTCGCGGTGACTTCACTTGGTGATGCCGCAAACGAAGAAAAGCAATTCGCGATCTACCGCCGGCTCCTGGGGTGGGCGGATGGCCGAGCGGTAACGATCCGTATGTTGGATATCGGCGGCGACAAGCCACTCTCCGGCCTCACCGAAGCGCCTTCCTTGCGCGGCGTCCGCCTTCTCCTTGCCCGGCCGGAAATTGCGCGTGTCCAAGCCCGCGCACTCCTGCGCGCAGCCGTCTTCAGCAATCTCCGCGTCATGCTGCCGATGGTGACGTTTCCATCTGATGTCGACGATATCAGGCAAATCTATCGCGAAGAAGCCAGTGAGCTCGCGCGCCGGGGCGTGCCGCACCGCATACCACCGATCGGAATGATGGTAGAGGTTCCGGCTGCGGCGCTCATGCTCGACCGGTTCGAAAGCGCGGACTTCTTTTCGTTCGGTACAAACGACCTTGCGCAATACCTCATCGCTTCGGCACGTGAGGATGCCGACTTCGCTCTCTATCAGGACCGCGCAGTGCCGGCCGTGCTGCGCCTGCTGTCGCAGGCCGTGAAGCTTGCCGGCGGCAAACCAGTCAGCATCTGCGGTGACATGGCCGGCGATCCAGCCCGAACCGCAGATCTTCTTGCCGCTGGCATATGTCATTTTTCCGTGGCGCCAGCTCGACTTCCCGCGATAAGATCGGCAATCGTCGGTCTGAATGCCGATGGGACAAAGGCAGCCGGAGAATAA
- a CDS encoding carbohydrate ABC transporter permease, whose amino-acid sequence MSSVTSAHSVVEPSPASKRIAGAIVILYALITMIPLVWIFLTSIKSPPDSISYPPKIVFTPTLEGYCNLLTTRTRQTPEYIAALPAPSGTCDEVTRKRNMVIAGPSNFLPRFANSLVIAFGSTFLAVSLGTLAAYGFSRFRVPLADDLLFFILSTRMMPPIAVAIPIYLMYRELGLSDTAVGMILLYTAVNVSLAVWLLKGFIDEIPREYEEAAMIDGYTRLQAFWKVVLPQATTGIAATAIFCLIFAWNEYAFAALLTSGEAQTAPPFIPTIIGEGGQDWPAVAAGTTIFLIPILVFTILLRKQLLRGITFGAVRK is encoded by the coding sequence ATGAGCTCCGTCACCTCAGCCCACTCGGTCGTCGAGCCGAGCCCAGCCAGCAAGCGCATCGCCGGTGCCATCGTGATCCTCTATGCCCTGATCACCATGATTCCGCTGGTCTGGATCTTTCTGACCAGCATCAAATCACCGCCGGATTCCATCAGCTATCCTCCGAAGATCGTCTTCACTCCGACGCTCGAGGGCTATTGCAACCTCCTGACGACGAGGACGCGACAGACGCCGGAATATATCGCCGCGCTGCCCGCACCAAGCGGCACCTGCGACGAGGTCACCCGCAAGCGAAATATGGTGATTGCCGGCCCCTCGAATTTCCTGCCGCGCTTTGCCAATTCGCTGGTGATTGCCTTCGGCTCCACGTTCCTCGCTGTTTCGCTGGGAACGCTGGCCGCCTACGGTTTCTCCCGCTTCAGGGTGCCGCTTGCCGACGATCTTCTGTTCTTCATCCTGTCGACGCGCATGATGCCGCCTATCGCGGTCGCAATCCCGATCTATCTCATGTACCGTGAGCTCGGTCTTTCCGATACGGCGGTCGGCATGATCCTGCTTTATACCGCAGTCAATGTCTCCCTCGCCGTCTGGCTGCTCAAGGGTTTCATCGACGAAATCCCACGGGAATACGAGGAAGCCGCGATGATCGACGGCTACACCCGCCTGCAGGCCTTCTGGAAAGTCGTCCTGCCGCAGGCAACCACGGGCATTGCAGCCACCGCGATCTTCTGCCTGATCTTTGCCTGGAATGAATATGCCTTCGCGGCATTGCTGACCTCGGGCGAGGCCCAGACGGCGCCGCCCTTCATTCCGACCATCATCGGCGAAGGCGGCCAGGACTGGCCGGCTGTCGCCGCAGGAACGACGATCTTCCTGATCCCGATCCTCGTCTTCACCATTCTCCTGCGCAAGCAGCTCTTGCGTGGCATCACCTTCGGAGCGGTCCGCAAATGA
- a CDS encoding HPr family phosphocarrier protein, whose protein sequence is MSGGLRIGGRETEQVHASCETEVEVKHGVGLHARPSVTFTRLAKSFPCSIEVAVNGSDIWLNGKSIIKIMGARIRKGSVIRIRADGILAEEAIRALKDLVERNFDEEKRHGRTA, encoded by the coding sequence ATGAGCGGCGGATTGCGCATAGGAGGCCGGGAGACCGAGCAGGTGCATGCCAGTTGTGAGACCGAGGTCGAGGTCAAGCACGGCGTGGGACTGCACGCCCGGCCTTCAGTCACGTTCACGCGGCTGGCAAAATCGTTCCCCTGCTCTATTGAGGTCGCGGTCAATGGCAGCGACATCTGGCTGAACGGCAAGAGCATTATCAAAATCATGGGTGCGAGGATCCGCAAGGGTTCGGTCATCAGGATCCGCGCCGATGGAATCCTCGCTGAAGAAGCGATCCGTGCATTGAAGGACCTCGTCGAGCGCAACTTCGATGAGGAAAAGAGGCATGGCCGCACCGCTTAG
- the dhaM gene encoding dihydroxyacetone kinase phosphoryl donor subunit DhaM, translated as MNEKTPNVGIVIVSHSPLIARGTADMVRQMVGDSVPLAWSGGNRQGDLGTDAGGILEAIEAAWSEAGVAVFVDLGGAETNSEMAIEMLGLPRSKKVSICNAPVVEGAVVAAAEASGGAPLSRVVATAEELSP; from the coding sequence ATGAATGAGAAGACGCCAAACGTTGGGATTGTCATCGTTTCCCACTCGCCGCTAATCGCGCGTGGGACTGCCGACATGGTGCGGCAGATGGTCGGCGACAGCGTGCCGCTTGCCTGGTCCGGCGGCAACCGCCAGGGCGATCTTGGCACCGATGCCGGCGGCATTCTCGAGGCCATCGAGGCGGCCTGGTCGGAAGCGGGCGTCGCCGTCTTCGTCGACCTTGGTGGGGCCGAGACAAACAGCGAAATGGCAATCGAGATGCTCGGTCTGCCGCGATCGAAAAAGGTATCGATCTGCAACGCCCCTGTCGTTGAGGGAGCCGTCGTCGCGGCGGCCGAGGCCTCTGGCGGCGCTCCGCTAAGCAGGGTGGTTGCAACCGCAGAGGAGCTGTCACCCTGA
- a CDS encoding carbohydrate ABC transporter permease has product MNISSSSMVEKAADATARATPTSVAHRVRGLSDRAIAWIFVTPTIILLLAINIFPLIWAIYLSFTNYRANRPNAPVQNVGLSNYERVLTDPDIWQAMQTTAHFVFWTILLQTVIGFTLAYLIDRKFRGHAFWTTLILIPMMLSPAVVGNFWRFLYEPQIGLFAYAVSLVTGIPTADIQMLGSVSLAPWAIIIVDTWMWTPYVMLICLAGLRSIPDYIYEAAEVDRASAWRQFWSITVPMALPFIMLAVLFRGIENFKMFDMVTLLTGGGPGSTTEVASITLKRTAFESWATGRASAFAIVLFVAVFGLANIYVKALNKVKQR; this is encoded by the coding sequence TTGAACATTTCCTCTTCCTCCATGGTCGAAAAGGCAGCGGACGCAACGGCAAGGGCGACGCCGACATCGGTTGCTCACCGCGTCCGCGGCCTATCCGACCGAGCGATTGCCTGGATATTTGTCACCCCGACCATCATCCTTCTTCTTGCTATCAACATCTTCCCGCTGATCTGGGCAATCTATCTCTCATTCACGAACTATCGCGCCAACCGTCCAAATGCGCCGGTCCAGAATGTCGGATTGAGCAATTACGAGCGCGTCCTGACCGACCCTGATATCTGGCAGGCCATGCAGACGACAGCGCATTTCGTGTTCTGGACGATCTTGCTGCAGACGGTGATCGGCTTTACGCTCGCCTATCTTATCGACCGCAAGTTTCGCGGCCACGCGTTCTGGACGACGCTGATCCTGATCCCGATGATGCTGTCTCCGGCCGTCGTCGGCAACTTCTGGCGCTTCCTCTATGAACCGCAGATCGGTCTCTTCGCCTACGCCGTTTCCCTCGTCACCGGCATCCCGACGGCCGACATCCAGATGCTCGGCAGCGTCTCGCTGGCTCCCTGGGCAATCATCATCGTCGATACCTGGATGTGGACGCCATATGTCATGCTGATCTGCCTGGCGGGTCTGCGTTCCATCCCCGACTACATCTATGAGGCTGCCGAGGTCGACCGCGCCTCCGCGTGGCGGCAATTCTGGTCGATCACCGTGCCGATGGCGCTGCCCTTCATCATGCTTGCCGTGCTGTTTCGCGGCATCGAAAATTTCAAGATGTTCGACATGGTCACGCTGCTGACGGGAGGCGGTCCGGGTTCGACCACGGAGGTTGCCTCCATCACCCTGAAACGCACCGCCTTTGAGAGCTGGGCGACGGGAAGGGCGTCGGCCTTCGCCATCGTCCTCTTCGTCGCCGTGTTCGGCCTCGCCAACATTTACGTCAAAGCGCTCAACAAGGTGAAGCAACGATGA